In Flammeovirgaceae bacterium 311, one DNA window encodes the following:
- a CDS encoding O-glycosyl hydrolase (COG5520 O-Glycosyl hydrolase) translates to MLLSYKYSFLNLCFLSAALSLGVSCQENGVAGDNGNPGPPKTSDVMVWLTTPDKSSLFEKQAQNPGFASSSSTNPLIEVDTNQTYQAIDGFGYTLTGGSALHLNRMNAAARSALLQELFATTENNIGVSYLRVSVGASDLDEKPFSYNDLPAGQTDPTLAQFSLAPDRENLIPVLKEILAINPDILIMGSPWSPPAWMKTNNDTRGGSLKPEYYDVYAQYLVKYIQEMAAEGIRIDALTVQNEPLHPGNNPSLLMLAEDQAIFIKNHLGPAFEAANIDTKIIIYDHNADRPDYPITILNDPEAKKYVDGSAFHLYGGSIDALSQVHNAHPDKNIYFTEQWIGAPGNFPEDLAWHTRELIIGATRNWSRTVLEWNLSSDPNLQPHTDRGGCDKCLGAVTIAGNNVTRNPAYYIIAHASKFVRPGSVRIESNMLNNLPNVAFKAPNGQKVLIVLNNSGSQQSFNIKTGDKVVSTSLTGGAVGTYVWE, encoded by the coding sequence ATGCTGCTTAGCTATAAATATTCATTCTTAAACCTGTGTTTTCTGAGCGCCGCCCTTAGCCTGGGCGTTAGTTGCCAGGAAAATGGTGTGGCAGGAGACAACGGTAATCCCGGTCCTCCTAAAACTTCAGATGTCATGGTTTGGCTTACCACTCCTGATAAGTCATCTTTATTCGAGAAACAGGCCCAAAATCCTGGCTTTGCTTCTTCCAGTTCCACCAATCCTCTTATTGAGGTAGATACCAACCAAACCTATCAGGCCATTGATGGCTTTGGGTATACCCTGACCGGCGGCAGCGCCCTACACCTGAACCGCATGAATGCAGCGGCCCGCAGTGCCCTGCTGCAGGAGCTGTTTGCCACTACCGAAAATAACATCGGCGTGAGCTATCTGAGGGTAAGTGTGGGTGCATCCGACCTGGATGAGAAGCCCTTCTCTTACAATGACCTGCCTGCCGGACAAACCGATCCAACCCTGGCGCAATTCAGCCTGGCGCCTGATCGTGAAAACCTGATACCGGTCCTGAAGGAGATCCTAGCCATCAATCCTGATATTTTGATCATGGGCTCTCCCTGGTCGCCACCGGCCTGGATGAAAACCAATAATGATACCCGCGGTGGTAGCTTAAAGCCGGAGTATTACGATGTGTACGCACAATACCTGGTAAAATACATCCAGGAAATGGCTGCAGAAGGTATTCGTATAGATGCCCTTACGGTACAGAACGAACCCCTGCACCCGGGCAATAATCCCAGCCTGCTCATGCTGGCAGAAGACCAGGCCATCTTTATCAAAAACCACCTGGGACCTGCCTTCGAAGCAGCAAACATCGATACCAAGATCATCATTTATGATCACAATGCCGACCGGCCCGACTACCCCATCACCATCCTGAATGATCCGGAAGCAAAAAAATACGTTGATGGTTCGGCCTTCCACCTCTATGGAGGCAGCATAGATGCGCTTTCGCAGGTGCACAACGCACACCCCGATAAGAACATTTATTTTACCGAGCAGTGGATTGGTGCACCCGGCAATTTTCCTGAAGACCTTGCCTGGCACACCCGTGAGCTGATCATTGGTGCCACCCGCAACTGGAGCCGTACTGTGCTGGAGTGGAATCTTTCTTCAGACCCCAACCTGCAGCCCCACACCGACAGAGGCGGTTGCGATAAATGCCTGGGAGCTGTTACCATCGCCGGCAATAACGTTACCCGCAATCCTGCTTATTATATTATTGCCCATGCCTCAAAATTTGTGAGGCCCGGTTCTGTCAGGATAGAATCAAACATGCTCAACAACCTGCCGAACGTAGCTTTTAAGGCCCCTAACGGGCAAAAGGTGCTGATTGTGCTGAACAACAGTGGATCCCAGCAATCCTTTAACATTAAAACGGGCGATAAGGTGGTATCTACTTCTTTAACAGGTGGTGCAGTAGGTACTTATGTTTGGGAATAA
- a CDS encoding bifunctional pyrazinamidase/nicotinamidase (COG1335 Amidases related to nicotinamidase), with the protein MKALLLIDIQNDFLPGGALAVPEGDKVLPLANTLQQKFEVVVATQDWHPANHKSFASQHPGKNVFETTDLHGLEQVLWPDHCLQGSRGAEFSKELNMDRVEAIFRKGTDPEIDSYSGFYDNGHRKSTALAEYLRGKGVKQVYVLGLAADYCVYFTAKDALKDGFEAFIIEDATRPISQDGFDKAKQDIISKGGKIIGSSKL; encoded by the coding sequence ATGAAAGCCTTACTCCTGATAGACATCCAGAACGACTTTTTACCGGGTGGCGCCCTTGCCGTTCCGGAGGGCGACAAAGTCTTACCCCTGGCCAATACCCTGCAGCAAAAGTTTGAAGTAGTGGTGGCTACGCAAGACTGGCACCCCGCCAACCATAAAAGCTTTGCCTCGCAGCATCCGGGTAAAAATGTATTTGAAACCACCGACCTGCACGGGCTGGAACAGGTGCTGTGGCCCGACCACTGCCTGCAGGGGAGCAGGGGAGCAGAGTTCTCAAAGGAACTGAACATGGATAGGGTAGAAGCCATTTTCCGCAAAGGCACCGATCCGGAAATAGACAGCTACAGCGGCTTTTACGACAATGGCCACCGTAAATCAACCGCACTGGCAGAATACCTGCGGGGCAAAGGCGTAAAACAGGTATATGTGCTTGGACTTGCAGCCGATTATTGTGTTTATTTTACTGCTAAAGACGCACTAAAAGACGGATTTGAAGCCTTTATCATAGAAGACGCCACCCGCCCCATCAGCCAGGATGGTTTTGATAAAGCAAAACAAGACATCATCAGTAAGGGGGGGAAGATCATCGGGAGCAGTAAGCTTTAG
- a CDS encoding D-alpha,beta-D-heptose 1,7-bisphosphate phosphatase (COG0241 Histidinol phosphatase and related phosphatases) — protein MNRCVFLDRDGVINKDYVDYVYSAEKLEILPGVAEALQALKAAGYLIIVITNQSGIAKGIYTREQMHETHRLVQEAVGHMIDYIYYAPWHESVSKSLTRKPGSLMFERAIGRFKVDTAASWMVGDKHRDLVPAKKLGINTIQVDHSDSPIADYKTRDLLEASRIILG, from the coding sequence TTGAACAGATGTGTATTCCTGGATCGGGACGGGGTGATCAATAAAGATTATGTGGATTATGTATACTCCGCCGAAAAGCTGGAAATACTCCCCGGTGTGGCAGAGGCGCTGCAGGCTTTAAAAGCGGCAGGCTATCTGATCATCGTCATCACCAACCAGTCGGGTATCGCCAAGGGCATATATACCCGGGAGCAGATGCACGAAACCCACAGGCTGGTGCAGGAAGCTGTTGGCCACATGATTGATTATATTTACTATGCTCCCTGGCACGAATCGGTGAGTAAAAGTCTTACCCGCAAGCCCGGTTCCCTGATGTTCGAAAGAGCCATTGGCCGATTCAAAGTAGATACGGCAGCCTCCTGGATGGTGGGCGATAAACACAGAGACCTGGTGCCGGCGAAAAAACTGGGCATCAACACCATACAGGTAGACCACAGCGACAGCCCCATTGCCGATTATAAAACCCGCGACCTGCTGGAAGCCAGTAGGATTATTTTAGGGTAA
- a CDS encoding beta-glucosidase-like glycosyl hydrolase (COG1472 Beta-glucosidase-related glycosidases), whose translation MNIRKAALAVFLVAACLSGAEAQKKPKANRKADAASYAPTQAEIDRKVEELLSKMSLEEKVGQMAQITLDVIGKGENRYSSFEPLSLDAAEMKKALVDNHIGSVLNTANNRALTPQKWFEIISEIQDVAMKQTRLKIPVIYGVDEIHGATYTAGATMFPQQIGQAASRNRELVRRGAEITAYETRASSIPWTFAPVLDLGADPRSPRIWETFGEDPYLAAELGVASIDGFEGEQNNVGHPEHIASTMKHFLGYQVPVSGKDRTPAYISEEALRAYHVPPFRAAVEAGAHTVMVNSSIINGVPVHANHDLLTKLLKEELGFRGLVVTDWADIENLHRRDRIAKDDKEAIMLAINAGVDMSMIPYQYEPFINGLTELVKEGKVKQERVDDAVRRILRVKYALNLFDQPVTNPKNYPKFGSKEFEQASYQMAAESITLLKNENNVLPLNKSTRVLVTGPNANNMRTLNGAWTYSWQGEKVDEFAGQYNTILEAIQKEIGAQNVTFVPGVSYKMDGKYWEEDADRMDEAVTAAQQADVIILALGENTSTETPGNLNDLHLSELQIELAKKLAATGKPIVLVLNEGRPRVISRFEQQIPAIVQIYQPGNFGGDALADVLFGDVNPSGKLPYTYPRYPNALTTYIHKPSEEQKPAAGVYNYEADFNPQWEFGHGLSYTTFAYSNLQFSNESINLSENLTVSVGITNTGQREGKEVVHLYTSDLYATDITPDVKRLRRFEKISLKPGESKTVSFTLTPEDLAFYDRQGKKVIEPGEFEVRVGDQIKKFTLLEPAK comes from the coding sequence ATGAACATAAGAAAAGCAGCTTTGGCTGTTTTCCTGGTGGCGGCCTGTTTATCTGGTGCTGAAGCCCAGAAAAAGCCAAAAGCTAACCGGAAAGCAGATGCAGCCAGCTATGCCCCGACTCAGGCAGAAATAGACCGTAAGGTAGAGGAACTGCTGAGCAAGATGAGCCTGGAAGAAAAAGTGGGCCAGATGGCACAGATTACCCTTGATGTAATTGGCAAGGGCGAAAACCGCTACTCCAGCTTTGAGCCGCTTAGTCTGGATGCGGCAGAAATGAAAAAAGCCCTGGTAGATAACCACATTGGCTCTGTGCTGAATACAGCCAACAACCGTGCACTTACCCCACAGAAATGGTTTGAGATCATCAGCGAGATTCAGGATGTTGCCATGAAGCAAACGCGCCTGAAAATACCGGTGATCTATGGTGTGGATGAAATTCACGGCGCTACCTATACGGCCGGTGCTACCATGTTTCCGCAGCAGATAGGCCAGGCTGCCAGCCGCAACCGCGAGCTGGTGCGCCGTGGGGCAGAAATTACTGCTTACGAAACACGTGCCAGCTCTATTCCCTGGACTTTTGCACCGGTGCTCGACCTGGGTGCCGATCCGCGTTCTCCGCGTATCTGGGAAACCTTTGGTGAAGACCCTTACCTGGCGGCAGAACTGGGGGTAGCAAGTATTGATGGCTTTGAGGGCGAGCAGAACAATGTTGGCCATCCGGAGCATATTGCCTCTACCATGAAGCACTTCCTGGGCTACCAGGTACCGGTATCGGGCAAAGACAGAACGCCTGCCTATATCTCTGAAGAAGCACTTCGTGCCTACCATGTGCCTCCTTTCAGGGCTGCCGTAGAGGCAGGTGCACACACGGTGATGGTAAACTCCAGCATTATTAATGGGGTGCCGGTGCATGCCAACCATGATCTGCTTACCAAGCTGCTGAAAGAAGAGCTGGGTTTCCGTGGACTGGTAGTAACCGACTGGGCAGATATTGAAAACCTGCACAGAAGAGACCGTATAGCAAAAGACGATAAAGAAGCCATCATGCTGGCCATCAATGCCGGTGTGGATATGTCGATGATCCCATACCAGTATGAACCGTTCATTAACGGATTGACAGAGCTGGTAAAGGAGGGCAAGGTAAAACAGGAGCGTGTAGATGATGCCGTTCGCAGAATTCTGCGTGTGAAGTATGCCCTGAACCTCTTCGACCAGCCGGTAACCAATCCCAAGAACTACCCTAAGTTTGGCAGCAAAGAGTTTGAGCAGGCTTCTTACCAGATGGCTGCAGAATCTATCACCCTGCTGAAAAATGAGAACAATGTACTGCCCCTGAACAAATCCACCAGGGTGCTGGTAACAGGCCCAAACGCCAATAACATGCGTACCCTTAATGGTGCCTGGACCTACTCCTGGCAGGGCGAAAAGGTAGATGAGTTTGCCGGCCAGTACAATACCATCCTGGAGGCGATCCAGAAGGAGATAGGGGCGCAAAATGTAACCTTTGTACCGGGGGTGAGCTACAAAATGGATGGCAAGTACTGGGAGGAAGATGCCGACAGAATGGATGAGGCTGTAACTGCTGCACAGCAGGCAGACGTGATCATTCTGGCACTGGGCGAGAACACCTCTACTGAAACTCCTGGTAACCTGAACGACCTGCACCTGTCCGAACTGCAGATTGAGCTGGCTAAAAAGCTGGCGGCTACAGGCAAACCCATCGTATTGGTGCTGAACGAAGGCCGCCCGCGGGTGATCAGCCGTTTTGAGCAGCAGATCCCTGCCATAGTTCAGATTTACCAGCCCGGTAATTTTGGCGGCGATGCCCTCGCAGATGTGCTGTTTGGCGATGTTAACCCATCGGGCAAACTGCCTTACACCTACCCACGCTATCCAAATGCGCTGACTACCTATATTCACAAACCTTCTGAAGAGCAGAAGCCGGCAGCAGGGGTGTACAATTACGAGGCAGACTTTAACCCACAGTGGGAGTTTGGTCACGGCCTTAGCTACACCACCTTTGCCTACAGCAATCTTCAGTTCAGCAATGAATCTATCAATCTTAGCGAAAACCTGACGGTGTCTGTTGGAATAACCAACACCGGACAACGCGAGGGAAAAGAAGTAGTGCATCTGTACACCTCAGACTTGTATGCCACCGATATCACTCCGGATGTAAAGCGTCTGCGTCGTTTTGAGAAGATCAGTCTGAAACCAGGCGAAAGCAAAACAGTAAGCTTTACCCTGACTCCTGAAGATCTGGCCTTTTATGACAGACAAGGCAAAAAGGTAATAGAACCAGGTGAATTTGAAGTACGCGTTGGTGACCAGATAAAGAAATTCACGCTGCTGGAGCCGGCAAAATAA
- a CDS encoding enoyl-ACP reductase (COG0623 Enoyl-[acyl-carrier-protein] reductase (NADH)) — translation MATNLLKGKKGIIFGALDENSIAWKTALRCHEEGAQFVLTNAPVAMRMGKINELAQQCNTQVIPADATSVEDLEKLFSQSMEIVGGKLDFVLHSIGMSPNVRKGKHYTDLNYDWFLKSLDISGISFHKVLQTADKLDAMNEWGSILALTYIAAQRTFPDYSDMAQAKAVLESIARSYGYFFARKNKVRVNTISQSPTPTTAGSGVGGFDVFFDYADKMSPLGNASAEDCANYIAIMFSDYTRMVTMQNLMHDGGFSSSGITQEIVDQMTKS, via the coding sequence ATGGCCACTAACTTACTGAAAGGAAAGAAAGGAATTATTTTTGGTGCACTGGACGAAAACTCCATTGCCTGGAAAACAGCCCTGCGCTGCCACGAAGAGGGTGCACAGTTTGTGCTTACCAATGCTCCCGTTGCCATGCGCATGGGCAAGATCAATGAGCTGGCACAGCAGTGTAACACCCAGGTAATTCCGGCCGATGCCACTTCTGTAGAAGATCTGGAAAAGCTTTTTAGCCAGTCGATGGAGATTGTGGGAGGCAAGCTCGATTTTGTACTACACTCCATAGGCATGAGCCCTAACGTACGCAAAGGCAAGCATTACACCGACCTGAACTACGACTGGTTCCTGAAATCACTGGATATCTCCGGCATCTCATTTCACAAAGTGCTGCAAACAGCCGATAAGCTGGATGCCATGAATGAGTGGGGTAGCATATTGGCCCTTACCTATATTGCCGCACAGCGAACTTTCCCTGATTACAGCGATATGGCCCAGGCCAAAGCCGTGCTGGAGAGCATTGCCCGCAGCTATGGCTACTTCTTTGCCAGGAAAAACAAGGTAAGGGTAAATACCATCTCCCAAAGCCCAACCCCAACCACAGCTGGTTCAGGTGTGGGTGGCTTCGATGTGTTCTTCGATTATGCAGATAAGATGTCGCCGCTGGGCAACGCCTCTGCCGAAGACTGCGCCAATTACATTGCCATAATGTTCTCTGATTACACCCGCATGGTAACCATGCAAAACCTGATGCACGACGGCGGTTTCAGCAGCAGCGGCATTACACAGGAGATTGTAGACCAGATGACAAAGTCTTAA
- a CDS encoding 4-diphosphocytidyl-2-C-methyl-D-erythritol kinase (COG1947 4-diphosphocytidyl-2C-methyl-D-erythritol 2-phosphate synthase) codes for MILFPNAKINLGLNIVTKRKDGFHDIVSCLYPIGWQDVLEVLENKKKTELKITGLEIPGPGGAGKEKENLVLRAYELLRKDYNLPPVTVHLHKIIPTGAGLGGGSADAAFMLKAINEMFQLFLDDFILEDYAAKLGSDCPFFVQNKPVIALERGDVFEDIQLNLKGHWLVVVKPPVHISTAEAYAGVNPAALQHNIKDILERQPLTEWKGLLHNSFEDSLFPRFPQLKELKEQLYTAGALYASMSGSGSAVYGIFENTPENIAFPEDFALWQGPM; via the coding sequence ATGATCCTCTTTCCAAACGCCAAAATTAACCTGGGGCTTAATATAGTTACCAAACGTAAGGATGGGTTTCATGATATTGTGAGCTGTCTGTACCCCATAGGCTGGCAGGATGTGCTGGAGGTACTGGAAAATAAGAAGAAGACAGAGCTAAAGATAACCGGATTGGAGATTCCAGGTCCGGGAGGCGCGGGAAAGGAAAAAGAAAACCTGGTGCTGCGGGCTTATGAACTGCTGCGCAAAGATTACAACCTGCCGCCTGTAACGGTGCATCTGCATAAAATAATCCCCACCGGTGCAGGTTTAGGCGGAGGCTCTGCCGATGCTGCTTTTATGCTGAAAGCTATCAATGAAATGTTTCAGCTGTTTCTGGATGATTTCATCCTGGAAGATTATGCAGCTAAGCTGGGGAGCGATTGCCCCTTCTTTGTACAAAATAAACCAGTTATTGCCCTGGAAAGAGGGGATGTTTTTGAAGACATACAATTGAACCTGAAGGGGCATTGGCTGGTTGTGGTGAAGCCTCCGGTACACATCTCCACAGCCGAAGCCTACGCAGGGGTTAATCCTGCTGCTCTACAACATAACATTAAAGATATACTGGAACGGCAGCCGTTAACGGAGTGGAAAGGCCTGCTCCACAATAGTTTTGAAGACAGCCTCTTTCCCCGCTTTCCTCAGTTAAAAGAGCTTAAGGAGCAGCTGTATACTGCCGGAGCCCTATATGCCAGCATGAGCGGCAGTGGTTCTGCCGTTTATGGTATCTTTGAGAATACACCAGAAAATATTGCCTTTCCCGAAGACTTTGCTCTGTGGCAGGGACCAATGTAA
- a CDS encoding MscS mechanosensitive ion channel (COG0668 Small-conductance mechanosensitive channel): MATGTRTNNNSNNSSYGTRRSNTRVANRSRAAARRGVSTRRNVQQRGRAVKGAQNQLKKFRQGSILAVAITSFLLILFSPEESGYSQDLESTPETELAEGSETPSEAGFLAQATDEPETEADTADTIAEEEAEQELEEEQTDNEPITRAARDEALGAFQGLWNNFKSHLPKILVGVLILLLAWLLAQFFKWFLPKILGKWERANATITLLNICVWLFAIGMAISVLVGDISAMVASLGLIGLALSWSLQTPIESFTGWLFNSFKGYYRPGDRISVGDVVGDVYKIDFLTTTVWEIGSPRQGYLQAEQPTGRLVTFPNNEVLAGSVVNYTNDFPYVWDELNVAIANESNIRLAMEVLQKVAENLLGNYMHKPAMEYSRILQRAGLPSEVADKPQIFLSLDDSWTNVIIRYLVGARERRKWKTELIALTAEELGKPEYRGKIIAVYPRQQLQLLDMAGKPIMPVNHNNQPNE; the protein is encoded by the coding sequence TTGGCAACCGGTACCCGGACAAACAATAACAGTAATAACAGTTCTTATGGTACCAGACGCTCCAATACCCGCGTTGCCAACCGCAGCAGAGCAGCTGCCAGGAGAGGGGTAAGTACCAGGAGGAATGTACAGCAGAGAGGCAGGGCTGTGAAAGGCGCACAGAATCAGCTCAAGAAGTTCCGGCAGGGATCTATTCTGGCAGTAGCTATCACCAGCTTTCTGCTGATTCTGTTCAGCCCTGAAGAATCTGGCTATTCACAGGATTTAGAAAGCACCCCGGAAACAGAATTGGCAGAAGGGTCCGAAACACCCTCAGAAGCAGGTTTCCTGGCACAGGCCACAGATGAGCCGGAAACTGAAGCAGATACAGCAGATACAATAGCGGAAGAAGAAGCAGAACAGGAACTGGAGGAAGAGCAAACTGACAATGAACCAATTACCAGAGCTGCCCGCGATGAAGCACTGGGCGCATTTCAGGGTTTATGGAATAACTTTAAGAGTCACCTCCCCAAGATACTCGTAGGGGTGCTTATCCTCCTTCTGGCCTGGCTGCTTGCACAATTCTTTAAATGGTTCCTGCCTAAAATACTGGGCAAATGGGAAAGGGCCAACGCTACTATTACGCTGTTGAACATATGTGTCTGGTTGTTTGCCATAGGAATGGCTATTAGTGTGCTGGTGGGCGATATCAGTGCCATGGTTGCATCTCTGGGCCTGATTGGTCTGGCCCTTTCCTGGTCATTGCAAACGCCTATCGAGAGCTTTACCGGCTGGCTGTTCAATTCTTTCAAAGGCTACTATCGTCCCGGCGACCGCATCAGCGTGGGCGATGTGGTGGGCGATGTATACAAGATCGATTTTCTGACCACCACCGTCTGGGAAATCGGGTCTCCAAGGCAGGGGTATCTGCAGGCAGAGCAGCCTACCGGCCGACTGGTTACTTTTCCTAATAACGAAGTGCTGGCTGGTTCAGTGGTGAACTATACCAATGATTTCCCCTATGTGTGGGATGAACTGAATGTAGCCATTGCCAATGAATCTAACATCAGGTTAGCGATGGAGGTTTTACAGAAAGTAGCAGAAAATCTGCTGGGTAATTATATGCATAAGCCTGCGATGGAATATTCCCGTATCCTGCAGCGGGCAGGTCTGCCCAGTGAGGTGGCTGACAAGCCACAGATATTTCTTTCTCTGGACGACTCCTGGACCAACGTGATCATACGATACCTGGTAGGTGCCCGCGAACGCCGGAAATGGAAAACAGAACTTATTGCCCTTACGGCAGAAGAGCTTGGCAAGCCTGAGTACAGGGGTAAGATCATAGCTGTTTATCCGCGCCAGCAGTTACAGCTTTTAGATATGGCAGGCAAGCCGATAATGCCCGTAAATCATAACAATCAGCCCAATGAATAG